The Ictalurus punctatus breed USDA103 chromosome 15, Coco_2.0, whole genome shotgun sequence DNA window actttctgaccaatcggaattgAGAATTCAGTAGCGCTGTCATATAATTACAGTTAATACATATTTAAtcatgaatgtatttttttttacttaattttttttttttttttaaaaaggacatAAAACCGGTGTGTgaatttttacaaatatttttaaagtgaTGTGTTAATAGATTAGCAATTTTATTCGCCCATGACTCTGACACTTAAAATAGTCCTTCTCTACAAAATATTGTTTGGTAAACTTTGCAACTGTGATTTATAGGCTCTTTCCTCCAGCTTCACCATCTTCACTGTGTTTGCTTGTAATCTTAACTActtttggaattattattattattattattattttttaaaagtcagtTACATGACTTGTGCATACAAAAGTTCTGGTCTATCTACTGGGTATCTACTGAAAGATGCCCCCCGTGTGTTGGATGATGAAGGGGTTTTGCATGTGTGCAACCTCATATTTGGTCTACAACTGGAAATTAAGAACAATTATTAGTTTATACATTGATTTGCattacttttaaaatattatttcagttGTCCGTGTTTTTGATAGAAAGTATCCTACTAGTATTTGAATGAGAAATGAGAATAAAAATCATGTGATCTATTCTCCTGAgaggtgtgtgtaaatgaaaaaaatatatattttaaagtgaTGTATAAATTGGTGAGCAATTTGATTTGCCCATGACTCTGATAGTTAAAATAGTCCTCCTCCACATCAGCATTCAAAATTCAGAATTCGGTAGGCCTACCACAGAGTCCGAACAAAGTTGGACGCACAGGTCTGAGGCTACAAAATTAAATAGCATCATCATATAATATCATAGCAGAATCAGTGGTATCGTCCAATATCAAATCATTTCCTAAAGAATTGAAATCGCATTCGAAGCCTGAGGTTTACACTcctaatattaataatgtgtaTGATAATGAGGTAATGTGTATGATAATGAGGATTTGCTATGCTTCAATGAATGCAATTCAATGCAacttaatataaaccttttataCCGAATTTGCATTTAGTCATAGGCTTCAGTCATTTAGATTTGAACAATTTTTTTCAACTGACAATTTTCACTTCCGGTTTCTCATCTAACCACCAGATGGCATCGGTAAACCGTCTGAAACCTTTTCCAAGCTTTAAGGGAACTCCATCAAGGAAGTAGTAGTTGTGGAGAGTATAAacagatataaaataaatatataaaatctccTGGTGTTAAATTGATGTGAAGTACACTAGTAAAACTGTCCTATGGCCAGTtaatcacaaacattttttattaaaaaaaataataaaaatacatacattcatctatcggagtttgcatgttctccccgtgctgcgggggtttcctccgggtactccggtttcctcccccagtccaaagacatgcatgataggctgattggcgtgtccaaagtgtccgtagtgtatgaatgggtgtgtgagtgtgtatgtgattgtgccctgtgatggactggcaccctgtccagggtgtaccccgccttgtgcccgatgctccctgggatagtctccagattccccgtgaccctgaaaaggataagcggtatagaagatggatggatggatggatggacattcaCCTATAAGATTGTATAAATGATAAGTCATATATTGGAAGTCATTGGATACACCAGATCATGAATTTTCTAGATGTGTGAACTCTAAaccctttgtttatttatcttaagaGGTTAATCTGCAGTGTATCATGGGTTAAAAAAGAACTCAAGCTTTATTGCTATCACTTCTTCCTGTAAAACCCGTTTTTCTAAATGACCTCCCTGTAAAAGTTGCGTTATTTTGGAAGTCTTAGATATTCACCTCTCACTGCTTACTGGAATTTATTTCTGGCACATCTAGTCATTAAAAGACTCCAATCAGTACATCTTGCTGAAACACACGTGACTGCTAAGAAATGTTCCTGTCATAACTCACATCTAAAGTCAACTCTTAACTTGCTAGACTTTTCTCAACAGAAgtatgtggtgtgttttttttttttttttttcctttcacgtGATGGTGCTGCGCATTTTATTTGTTCAGCAGCGGTCAATTGGCATGAATTCTTCAAACACACTCCATCAGAAGCAAGAGCATGTCGGCACTATATTAATCTCAGCAGAGCTCTAGGGCCTGAAGTCAAGCTGCTGTGAAAAATGGAAAAGCCTCGAATATTAGCTCTCAGCTCCACGAGCTCAGCTTGGGCTCGACCTGCGCATTCAATGACACATTTAATAACACCAAATCAGCTTTGTGCATTACGTCAAGTCCATCAGGCTTGTGATCAGTGAATGAGAAACAAGTTAGATGCAGTCAattccaaaattattggcacccgttatgaaaatgaacaaaaacacaattacaAACGCATATTCTGTgatatttaaagtttaaacatgTAGAAAACTGTATAGATGTATTTCATTTACTGGAACCCGTACAATTAATATTCGCAGAGCCTTCTCTTGGGAACAATAACAGCACAGAGTCTTTTCCTTGTAATGTCCAACACCAGTATTGATTTGGGTTTATgttttacattaatattttatcGAAAGATCCATCTATTGCCAGAACATTTTAGTTTTGgtaaaaactgtgtgtgttatgtgtggttagcacattcgcctcacacctccagggtttggggtttgagtcccgccagggccatgtgtgtgtggagtttgtatgttctccccgtgctgcgggggtttcctccgggtactccggtttcctcccccagtccaaagacatgtatggtaggctgattggcatgtctaaagtgtccgtagtgtatgaatgggtgtgtgtgtgtgtgtgtgtgtgtgtgtgtgtgtgtgtgtgtgtgtgtgtgtgaatgtgccctgtgatggattggcaccctgtccagggtgtaccccgccttgtgcctgatgctccctgggataggctccaggttccccgtgaccctgaaaaggagtaagcagtagaagatggatgaatgtgtCCTGTTGGTCTTTTTTGTGACTATTTTGTGCAAAATAGCCTGTGGTTATAAAAGTGgcattttatgattttataacTGAACAAACACATGAATTGATAAACTTTGCAACTGTGATTTATAGGCTCTTTCCCCCACCTTCACCATCTTCACTGTGTTTGATTGTAATCTTAACtgcttttgtatttaaaaaaaataataaaaaaatcagttatATGGCTTGTGCATACAAAAGTTCAGGTCTATCTACTGGGTATCTACTGaaaactgtttgtttatttgttttttcctcattGTGTTGTTGATGAAGGGATTTTGCATGTGTGCAACCTCATATTTGGCCGAGAACTGGAAATTAAGAACAATTATTAGTTTTTGCATTGATTTGCattacttttaaaatattatttcggTTGCCAATGTTTTTGATAGAAAGTAGCCTACTAGTATTTGAACAAAAAGTCTATATGAGAATAAAAACATATGCTCTATTCTCCTGAGGGGTGCCATTAATTTTGCAGTTCTGTGTCAGTTTGCTGGATTGACCACCTGGTACCTACCACGTATAAAAAGGAATATTGAAGATGGTTGACTTTTTGGCTTTTGGACTTTTTGTCtcttatgttgttgttgttttattttagaaattatGCTAATATCCTATTATGCAAAAGCACATCAACAATCCTGTTATACATCTTATTATTTCTATCTATCGTTTCTGTGAGATGCCTGGTTTTTGTGAGATCTAAATGCACAGATCAGATATTAGtacacaaaaaatattattaaaaggcTTAAAATGTAACAGCACACAGATGCtttgcacttcccaaaaacagtttatgcccAAGTCTCACCCACACTTCAGTGTCTAATGTCACGTGGatgctgtagatttgtacctaagaactgctgctgtaatcataaagactgtcgtGTACTTATCCGAGCActcaatatccatccatccatccatccattgtctGTACCGCTACATAGATTCACAGAGAGCCTGACAATCCCAGGGACCTCTGGGCAcaaaggcgggggacaccctggatgggatgccaacccatcgaagggcacaatcacacacacactctcacacactacagacaatttagagatgccaatcagcctacgactcatgtctttggactgggggaagaaaccggcgtacctagaggaaacccctgaagcacaaggagaacatgcgaaTCAAGCCCCCAACCCCGAAGGcatgaggcaaacatgctaaccactaagccactatgcCCCCCCCCTTCAGGACTCAATATGCTCTTActaaacatcctttcaacacacttagtactgtttgtctttatAGTATGTAATTATAGAAGAGCGATTTAAAATCCCACTCTCCAGTGACACCCAGAAAAGGACAGGGTCAATTCTGtgtctggttcctttcaaggtttcttcatctCGGGGAGTTTCTCCTCCCCACTGTCgcttctggcttgctcattagggatctaaatctacatccagatctctgtaaagctgctctgtaaCAATGCCTATTGTtcaaagtgctatacaaataaaactgaactgaattgatcGGCGTACATACCTATGGCAACATTTCTGAATTCAATACACAATTATatgatttgttcattgtaaaTGATCATCTGCTTGCACATAGATTGTTCTCCTTcgtatgagttttttttttttttcaggctgaGGACCCtgttattatctttttttttttttctcttcctcacAATAATACAGATAACCAAGCTACCTTAGGTGTCAGACAGTTCAATAACAATCCATGAACACACGGGAGGAATGAGAATCCTAAACGAAGGGAATAATGTTGACATGAGAGATAtttatcatgaaaaaaaaaaaaaaacattatacaaCATTAATCAATCACCTGCAGCACTGTGTTTATCTTAATAGTATGTATTCACAACACGATATTGGCTATAAACAGATTAGATGGTATAATTTAGTATTGATTTGTTCAATGTACTGTATAAATCCACTTTCTAATCTATGATGTCTGGCATCCTGGTGATGAATTTGATACACTTAGAGTTAAATGATGCAAAAAGGGGGGCTTTGCGTAATGAATTTGTCTAGGTTGGATTTGTCATCACtgactttctttttccccccactgtcaGGCCCATTTACGGCTCTGACGTGAGCGTGGTGGCATGGGCGTTTCACACCACTTAGATGACAGGTTTGTTAAGAGGTTAACTACTCTGTGCTTTTGTTAGACACTAACCCTCCTACTCCCCCAGCCCCCCTCCCATCATCCACCAAGCCCTGCGTCAACAGGAGCCTGGGGTATATAAGACACAGCCACCTGAATACCAAGCTTAAGACACTTCAGCAGAGGAAAGAAGCATCTTTTGACTCTCACTGACTTTGACGCAGTCTGAACACTAGTTTGGCATTTGTGAACTCGGTTTCAGcatctctctcatttttttgtttctctccgCTCCCTCAGTCGTCGTGTCAGCATGCAGCTTTTAGCCAGCTTGGTGTCTCTGCTGCTGGTGCTGTACAGTGTGAGAGCAGCGGTCGTGCTTCCAGCGGAGGAAAGGAGTCCCGCACACACCAGGGTGAGTCCAGAACACCTGCTGGCTTTTCAGAACTCTATAGCTGCATTGTGGatgggattttttaaaataataataataataataataataaaaagtattgTAATAGCAAAACTAAatcaattttatattatatatatatattatcatttTCTAGACCCAAAGCACTGTAggatttttcaaaaatgaagCAAGAATatcaaatgaaataatacaaaaataccaAATCTAAATGTGATTACAAAATGACAAGCAAGGTTTATGATTTGGAAACTAGACTCCTAATTCAGTCGCTGAACTATTTATTGGTCATTAATTCACTTCCCCATTACTAACCCACTTTACTCATCTCAGGAACCGAGTAAGGAACGAAAGGAGATGATCCTCAAGATGGTCTCCAGTCTGCTGGACGGCGTGGACAACAACATGCTGGCCGGAGATCTCCTTCCTCTGGAGGAGGAAGAACCCATCGATTCTCGTCTGGAAGAGAGAGCCGTGTACAACCGGCTAGCGCAGCTGCCCCAGAGAGACCGCAAAGCCCCATGTAAGAATTTCTTCTGGAAGACGTTCACATCGTGCTAACCCTATGCTCCATCCAAATGATCTCTGCTCCTCCTTAAAACCTTACATGAACTGTGCACACCATTACTGTAAATATCATCGGCGCCATCCAATGAGGGGTGTTCATGGACTTTACAGATGCAGAAAGATTGTTAAAGCTATCGATGattatatttatctatttattgatttactatttatttatgtatgtttttgaACATCTCAAACCAATAAAGCATGGTTATGACATTGGCTTTTGGATAAGGGATGCCTCAATGTCTCAAAGTGTCCAGCtcctaagaaaagaaaaaaaaaaagcattcaatcATTTTATCCCAAtggataaataaacatcattgGTGTATTTTTGTGGTTTGCTTGTCAAggtgtaataaatattttaagacATGATAATTTCTCTATCACTGGCTATAACGATTAccgagtttatttatttttattgtgtatgttttttcttttcatttcctcttccttacttcattacatttttattactcGGAGAAATACATCAGTGCTCCAGAGCATTACAAATCGCAAGTGTGTAATCAGTGGATAGGGAAACAATTGAGTTTCTGtggcaatatttatttatttttccttctaCATTTCTTCTCACAGATACTCACGTGAGTGCGGCATCTCTTAC harbors:
- the sst7 gene encoding cortistatin, yielding MQLLASLVSLLLVLYSVRAAVVLPAEERSPAHTREPSKERKEMILKMVSSLLDGVDNNMLAGDLLPLEEEEPIDSRLEERAVYNRLAQLPQRDRKAPCKNFFWKTFTSC